The window ATTATGAGCCATTTGATCTCCTCATTCGTCAGTTTTACCATGCCATTCGAAGGCATGGACTGACGAAATAATAACTGGACTCCACATTGCGTTATGTTGCGGATTCGATTCGAACCTGGCTGGCAGCTTCCTGCTGTTGGTGGTGAGACTTCTATTTCAGGACATCCAAGAGTGCGACTCGCTCTAAAACCAGCTGTTGCAGCTTCTGCTCGCCCACGGCCTTCATTTCTTCGTCCGTAATCGCAAAAAACCGCTTCAAGTTCGCTTTCTTCTGTTCATCTCGGGGGTTTACTTCTAATTCCTGCACGGGCACTTCCGCTATCCCTGTCTTTCGTGTTACGGCCTCTGCAACCGCATTTAAATCCTTATCGCCCGCTACGTCGATGATGACAACGGCAACCGTATTCTCGCCCTCGGTCACGCCCATCGCCAGTGCGCGCTCTATCTGCCTTCTTCCTGAGGCGTATAACAGGATCTCCAGTCCCAAATCGCTCGTTATGCCCTGTTTATGCTCCAAAGCCCGTATAGCCTTCTGCACTGCCGAATTGATGTGCCCCACGCCCGCGATCAGCGTGGCGTTCAAGGCCTGGATCGTCACGGCGTAATCCTGCACGATCCGGTTCAATACGGCGAGGAACTCGCGTACCGCTGCTATGGTAACGTTACCGACAAGAATCGTGCAATTCGATCTGGGACTGTTCATCAGCGCTCGTTGTGATACAGACGTTAGATATAGCCGCGCTCCACCAGTACTTCTGCGTTCAGTATGGACGCACCCGCCGCGCCACGTACCGTGTTGTGGCCCTGCACGATATATTTAATCTCATTATCCACGTTCCCCGCTCGTATCCGGCCTACCGATACGCTCATGCCGTTGCCCGCATCGCGATCCAACCTCGGCTGCGGCCTATCCGGCTCCTCTCGTACGATTATCGGCTTCTCTGGTGCGAACGGTGTTTTTATATCGCTTGTGAAGTTCTTAAACGTCTTTTTTACCTCTGCGGCACTCACCGGCTCCGCGAAGTTCACCCACAGCGCTTCGGTATGGCCGTCCATCACCGGCACGCGATGGCAGGACGCGCAGATCGTGAACGGCGCGTCTTTTATTCCAGAATCGTCAAACGTACCGAGAATCTTCAGGGGCTCGCTCTCCATCTTCCCTTCTTCCTTGCCTATGTACGGTATCACGTTATCCAATATCGCCATCGAGGATAAACCGGCGTACCCGGCACCCGATATCGCTTGCATCGTTGCGACACGTACCGAGGTGATTCCAAAGCGCATCAACGGCTTCAGACTCAGGGTCATCACGATCGTCGAGCAGTTTGGATTGGTGATGATAAAGCCATCCCAGCCCCGCTTCGACTTCTGCGTCTCGATCAATGCCAGATGATCCGCGTTTATCTCCGGAATGACCAGCGGCACATCTTCCTCCATCCGATGCACGGCGACATTCGTGGCAACCGCGAATCCCAACTGCGCACAGTGCTTCTCCACCACACTTGCGATCTCCCCGGGCAGCGCGGAGAACATGATCGCGATGTCCTCGTTCCCCGACGCGCCAACGTCGTCCATCGCTTGCACTTCCATCTCTGCCGCAGCCTCTGGCATATCAGAAGGGAGGAACCATTTCGCAACCTCCCGGTACTGCTTACCCGCGCTTCGCTCAGAGGCAAAGAGCGCTCCAAGTTCAAACCACGGATGCCCGTCCAGGAGCTGTATGAACCGCTGCCCTACGCTTCCGGTTGCACCCAATATCCCCACTTTTCGTTTTCTCATAGGCCCCATCCATAATTCCTTCGCGTGAAAAAGATTTAAATGTTTCAGCGATGAGTAATAGTAGGGATGAACATAACTATGAGGGGTGATAGACAGTAATGGCACGATTTCCAGAAGCCGAGGCACGGCTCTTTCACGTGAAGATCTGTATGGACTGTAATGCACGGAACGCGATGAGAGCGAAGCGGTGCAGGAAATGCAACTCGGATAACTTGCGGCTGAAATCCACGCATCGGGGCAAATAAACGTTTGTTTTAGTGGCTTTGCTTGCACTTTAGTGGTATTATTTTAATCTATGAGAACGGGTAAGGTAATCGCGGTAGCTGGAAAGGGGGGAACGGGAAAGACAGCTATCGCCGCGCTCTTGATTCGGGAGCTATTGAACGCGCACGCGGACGACGAAGACGTTTGCATACTGGCTGTGGACGCGGACGCCGATTCTAACCTGCCCGACGCGCTCGGCGTAGCGTACGATAAAACCCTGGGGGATATACGGGAAGACTTGCTGGAGGCAAAGCAGCGGGACGTTATCTTAGACCTGCGCTCGAACTTCGAGGGCAAAATTGCGGCGATTATCGTGGAAGAGGCGCACTATGACCTGCTGGTTATGGGTCGCCCTGAAGGCCCGGGTTGCTATTGCGCCGTAAACAACCTTATACGGATGGTTATCGACACTCTGACGAAGAACTACGATTACACGGTAATTGACTGCGAGGCGGGTTTGGAGCATCTCAGCCGACGAACGACACGGGACGTCGATGTCATGCTCGTGGTGGTGGATAGGACGCTGAAGAGCCTGAAAACCGCGGTACGGCTGAAGCAGATCGCAGAGGAGATAGACGTGGACGTGAAGGATCTGATAATCGTCGCGAATAAGATACCCGAGGACGCTGCTACTAACAGAACGATACGAGCAGAAGCGAAGAATCAAGGCCTGGAAATCGAAGAAATTATACCCTTTGACCCGTTAATCACCGACTATGACGCTAAAGGGATTCCAATTGTGGATTTGCCCGCCGATTCGCTCGCGGTCACCGCAGTGAGGCGGCTCGTGGCGAAACTGCTATGATTCGTGTCGTAAGAGGATAGAGACAAGATAAAAATGAAGATACTTATCAGTGGGACGGTACAAGGCGTTGGTTTCCGCCCAACGGTGTATAGAGTGGCGAAATCACAGGGCTTAAAGGGCTACGTGCTTAACAAAGGCTCGAACGTTGAGATAGGCATTGTCGGAGACGCTGCAGAGGATGAATTCTTGGATGCGTTACAGAAAAAGTTGCCGCCTCTTGCCGTGATTGACAATATCGAGGTGGTTGGCGACTCTATAGAGGGCTATGACGATTTTAGGATAATAACCAGTTCCGAAGGTAAGAAGACATCGGTCACGCCGGTGGATACGGCGATCTGCGCGGAATGTGTGCGAGAACTGTTTGATGAGGGCAATCGCCGGTATCTATATCCGTTTATCAATTGCACCTCGTGCGGCGCACGGTTCTCGGTCATTGAGAACGTCCCGTACGACCGGATCAGCACATCGATGCACGATTTCGAGATGTGCGAAGCGTGCCACGTGGAATACAAGGATCCCATGGACCGTCGATTCCACGCGCAAACGACTTCCTGCCCGCGCTGCGGCCCGAAATACACGCTTTACGACAAAGAAGGAACTGTAATAGACGACAAGGATCCGATAGCAACCTTTGCGCGGTTGATTGATGAAGGCGCGCTGGGCATAGCCAAGAGCTGGGGTGGCATGCACCTTATCGGCACGTTTGACCAGGCTGCAAGGATACGTGAGCTTTACGGCAGACCG of the Methanomicrobia archaeon genome contains:
- the asd gene encoding aspartate-semialdehyde dehydrogenase — translated: MRKRKVGILGATGSVGQRFIQLLDGHPWFELGALFASERSAGKQYREVAKWFLPSDMPEAAAEMEVQAMDDVGASGNEDIAIMFSALPGEIASVVEKHCAQLGFAVATNVAVHRMEEDVPLVIPEINADHLALIETQKSKRGWDGFIITNPNCSTIVMTLSLKPLMRFGITSVRVATMQAISGAGYAGLSSMAILDNVIPYIGKEEGKMESEPLKILGTFDDSGIKDAPFTICASCHRVPVMDGHTEALWVNFAEPVSAAEVKKTFKNFTSDIKTPFAPEKPIIVREEPDRPQPRLDRDAGNGMSVSVGRIRAGNVDNEIKYIVQGHNTVRGAAGASILNAEVLVERGYI
- a CDS encoding AAA family ATPase, with the protein product MRTGKVIAVAGKGGTGKTAIAALLIRELLNAHADDEDVCILAVDADADSNLPDALGVAYDKTLGDIREDLLEAKQRDVILDLRSNFEGKIAAIIVEEAHYDLLVMGRPEGPGCYCAVNNLIRMVIDTLTKNYDYTVIDCEAGLEHLSRRTTRDVDVMLVVVDRTLKSLKTAVRLKQIAEEIDVDVKDLIIVANKIPEDAATNRTIRAEAKNQGLEIEEIIPFDPLITDYDAKGIPIVDLPADSLAVTAVRRLVAKLL
- a CDS encoding 50S ribosomal protein L40e — encoded protein: MARFPEAEARLFHVKICMDCNARNAMRAKRCRKCNSDNLRLKSTHRGK